In Clarias gariepinus isolate MV-2021 ecotype Netherlands chromosome 9, CGAR_prim_01v2, whole genome shotgun sequence, a single window of DNA contains:
- the LOC128530695 gene encoding protein SSUH2 homolog, with protein MERRPVYNAYGARGGIDNPVYMPSAPAMSAPAYRSAPPTGFYDTVPGYEGTLAGGGGGFLPPPMPSAPLPPTDNLPAQHNWNITSITEEAAREAFISYASSECCYRSAPAREGVITNLDPFNTYRYRLETFAETRSTEWSQEPYTGQPVDAFIQPAPEPWAIAAQAPDFFQDRKQTIRVPYTSSVKNCHNCMGMGKKPCKDCAGSGNKVCWVCKGSRNRHGNEPCSHCHGQGRENCGKCSGNGFCGCTLCHGKRQLLVFIKLKIQWTTHKNDFLVEQASGLRSENFSKVSGRVMFTDSQYMLYPVTGFPNASLNQASQHLIREHQSKYIQTSRILQQRHTIELIPVTKVNYAWKGKFHTYIVFGNENSVFTESYPATCCCSVM; from the exons ATGGAGAGGAGACCAGTCTATAA TGCTTATGGAGCCAGAGGAGGAATCGACAACCCTGTGTACATGCCTTCAGCGCCAG CCATGTCTGCGCCCGCATACAGATCAGCGCCCCCTACTGGATTTTACGACACAGTGCCGGGGTACGAGGGAACACTGGCTGGTGGAGGAG GAGGTTTTCTTCCTCCCCCGATGCCCTCGGCACCCTTGCCACCCACGGACAACCTCCCTGCTCAACACAACTGGAA TATCACCTCCATCACAGAGGAAGCTGCACGTGAGGCGTTTATTAGCTACGCGTCCAGTGAATGCTGTTACAGATCTGCGCCGGCTCGAGAAGGCGTCATCACCAACTTAGATCCCTTCAACACCTACAGg TATCGCTTGGAGACTTTTGCTGAGACAAGATCTACAGAATGGAGTCAAGAACCGTATACag GTCAGCCTGTGGATGCGTTTATCCAGCCTGCTCCAGAACCGTGGGCGATCGCAGCCCAAGCACCTGATTTCTTTCAGGATCGAAAGCAGACCATCAGAGTGCCGTATACCTCCTCAGTCAAG AACTGCCATAACTGTATGGGGATGGGAAAAAAGCCATGCAAGGACTGTGCCGGGTCTGGGAAT AAAGTTTGCTGGGTTTGTAAAGGTAGCAGGAATCGCCATGGAAACGAACCCTGCTCACACTGTCACGGCCAGGGAAGAGAAAA ctgTGGCAAGTGCAGTGGAAATGGCTTCTGTGGATGTACCCTGTGCCATGGAAAGAGACAGCTCCTCGTCTTCATTAAGCTCAAGATTCAGTG GACTACTCATAAAAACGATTTCCTGGTTGAGCAGGCGAGCGGTCTGAGGTCGGAGAATTTCAGTAAGGTCTCCGGAAGGGTGATGTTCACAGATTCACAGtatatg ctgTATCCAGTGACGGGTTTCCCAAACGCTTCACTGAACCAAGCATCTCAGCATTTAATAAGAGAACATCAATCCAAGTATATTCAGACTTCTCGCATTCTGCAGCAG CGTCACACCATCGAGCTGATCCCCGTCACCAAGGTGAACTACGCCTGGAAAGGGAAGTTCCACACTTACATTGTGTTTGGGAACGAGAACAGCGTGTTCACAGAGAGCTACCCGGCCACATGCTGCTGCTCTGTCATGTAA